One genomic window of Candidatus Kuenenia stuttgartiensis includes the following:
- a CDS encoding choice-of-anchor V domain-containing protein produces MRNKFMQCMYFILSCCVLCIMVSPIFGQICKSTMALGEEWNDHTGSPLDADADGDGDGDACSECHTGTELNSGSAIFSISAPETYTLGESVEITVSFEGSDTDAFPNHGFDMTALDANNNYIGTFTAVVGESASKSDQYISQTILGGSQPLWQVLWNAPSTTIDDPVTFYAAGVQENGDETTEGDYVYTYTFTMSQLSAATPTPTPTPATGGGGGGGGGGGGGGGSGGGGSTSTPTPTSTAIVATPTATPTTEPTPVTVATPTLPGETLGVLAGFVTDKDTGEGINGAAVSSISGIYKTTTDTTGYYQLENISDGIYTFIASAAGYIQAPASGVAIVEGDTTVRDFTLAAATVVTPTPPASSPTPNPTETSIPSECEVTSIVVSPEEIELKKGQTAEVTVYLITPEGCLPISGEKVKATVKKNKDGKKKVSASPRKTMTIAGETYGEAAFNITAKKKKGTSKVKFKYNNLKTTLKVVLVK; encoded by the coding sequence ATGCGAAACAAGTTTATGCAGTGTATGTATTTTATCCTTTCATGCTGTGTGTTGTGCATTATGGTAAGTCCTATATTTGGACAAATCTGCAAGTCAACGATGGCATTGGGGGAGGAGTGGAACGACCATACAGGTTCCCCTCTTGATGCCGATGCCGATGGTGATGGTGATGGTGATGCGTGTTCTGAATGTCACACTGGAACTGAGCTGAATTCAGGAAGCGCCATATTTTCAATATCTGCCCCCGAAACGTATACTCTGGGGGAAAGCGTTGAGATTACGGTCTCCTTTGAAGGTTCCGATACCGACGCCTTTCCAAATCACGGCTTTGATATGACAGCGTTAGATGCGAATAATAATTACATTGGCACTTTCACCGCCGTTGTTGGTGAATCGGCTTCTAAATCAGACCAATACATATCACAAACTATTTTAGGAGGCAGTCAGCCCTTATGGCAGGTACTGTGGAATGCGCCCTCTACGACAATAGATGATCCTGTAACTTTTTATGCGGCAGGAGTACAAGAAAACGGTGATGAAACAACTGAAGGAGACTATGTTTATACCTACACATTTACGATGTCCCAATTGTCGGCAGCTACACCAACCCCAACTCCTACCCCAGCAACCGGCGGTGGCGGTGGTGGAGGTGGAGGTGGAGGTGGCGGCGGCGGTAGTGGTGGTGGTGGCAGTACTTCAACTCCGACTCCAACTTCAACAGCGATTGTTGCTACTCCAACTGCTACGCCAACAACGGAACCAACACCGGTGACTGTTGCAACTCCCACGCTTCCTGGTGAAACATTGGGTGTACTTGCCGGATTCGTAACTGACAAAGACACGGGCGAAGGTATCAATGGAGCTGCGGTATCAAGCATTTCGGGTATCTATAAAACGACTACTGATACAACAGGGTATTACCAGTTAGAGAATATATCGGATGGAATTTATACGTTTATTGCTTCTGCGGCAGGATATATTCAGGCGCCGGCTTCAGGCGTGGCGATAGTTGAAGGCGATACCACTGTCCGTGACTTTACATTGGCGGCAGCAACGGTTGTTACGCCAACACCTCCAGCCTCAAGCCCAACTCCAAACCCAACGGAGACTTCTATCCCATCGGAGTGTGAAGTTACCTCGATAGTTGTTTCTCCCGAAGAGATAGAGCTGAAAAAGGGGCAAACGGCTGAAGTTACCGTGTATTTGATAACCCCCGAAGGTTGTCTGCCAATATCAGGCGAGAAGGTTAAAGCAACGGTGAAGAAAAACAAAGATGGCAAAAAGAAGGTATCCGCATCTCCACGTAAAACAATGACAATTGCAGGAGAAACCTACGGTGAGGCCGCGTTTAACATTACTGCAAAAAAGAAGAAAGGAACCTCAAAGGTGAAATTTAAGTACAATAATCTAAAAACAACGTTGAAAGTAGTGCTTGTGAAATAG